Proteins co-encoded in one Verrucomicrobiota bacterium genomic window:
- a CDS encoding SDR family oxidoreductase, translated as MNTLSGKVLVIMGGTGGLGLSAARAFVAAGARVVVVGREARKAAAAVKELGAAAWGVRGDAAKPRTAARAIAAAVRVFGGFHGLYHVAGGSGRAAGDGPLHELKDEGWEFTLRLNMTSVFHSNRAAVRQFLHQGTGGTVLNTSSVLGWSPSPEFFATHAYAAAKAAVIGLTTAAAARYARDNIRFNVIAPGLVATPMSKRAQADARILKFIRAKQPLDGGRIGRPEDCDAAAVFFMSDASRFVTGQVLAVDGGWTVSS; from the coding sequence ATGAACACACTTTCCGGAAAGGTCCTCGTCATCATGGGCGGCACGGGCGGATTGGGATTGTCCGCAGCGCGGGCGTTCGTCGCCGCGGGCGCAAGGGTCGTCGTTGTCGGCCGCGAGGCGCGGAAAGCAGCCGCTGCAGTGAAGGAACTCGGCGCGGCCGCGTGGGGCGTCCGCGGGGACGCCGCGAAACCGCGGACGGCCGCGCGCGCGATCGCCGCGGCCGTGCGCGTGTTCGGCGGGTTTCACGGGTTGTATCACGTCGCCGGCGGCAGCGGACGCGCCGCGGGCGACGGGCCGCTGCACGAACTCAAGGACGAAGGGTGGGAGTTCACGCTTCGGCTGAACATGACGTCGGTGTTCCACTCCAACCGCGCGGCGGTGCGCCAGTTCCTGCACCAGGGAACCGGCGGCACGGTTCTTAACACCAGCTCCGTGCTGGGCTGGTCGCCGTCGCCGGAGTTTTTCGCGACGCATGCTTATGCCGCGGCGAAGGCGGCGGTCATCGGGTTGACCACGGCGGCCGCCGCCCGCTACGCGCGGGACAACATCCGCTTCAACGTAATCGCCCCCGGTTTGGTGGCCACGCCGATGTCCAAGCGGGCGCAGGCGGATGCGCGGATTCTGAAGTTCATCCGCGCGAAGCAACCGCTAGACGGCGGGCGCATTGGGCGGCCGGAGGATTGCGACGCGGCGGCGGTATTCTTCATGTCGGACGCGTCGCGGTTCGTGACGGGACAAGTGCTTGCGGTGGACGGCGGGTGGACAGTGAGTTCGTGA